The following proteins are co-located in the Hemitrygon akajei chromosome 25, sHemAka1.3, whole genome shotgun sequence genome:
- the LOC140716239 gene encoding uncharacterized protein, which produces MRSESALSAHAQPEESIEASTRAECTLEENREARNAEKPCKCEDCGKGFSYPYQLETHRRTHTGERPFICSVCGKGFAQSSHLLTHRRVHTGERPFTCSVCGKGFTHSSPLRTHQLIHTGEKPFKCSDCADSFKSSAELVRHRRVHTGERPFTCSLCRKGFTQSSDLLTHHRVHTGERPFTCTVCEKAFTLVGNLLRHQRVHTGERPYICSVCRKGFTQHSSLLTHQRLHTGERPFTCAVCGKGFTQSSNLLTHQRVHM; this is translated from the exons ATGCGTAGTGAATCTGCACTATCAGCGCATGCGCAGCCGGAAGAGTCAATTGAAGCGTCGACTCGGGCTGAG TGCACCCTGGAGGAGAACAGAGAAGCACGTAACGCAGAGAAACCTTGCAAGTGTgaggactgtgggaagggattcagttaCCCGTACCAACTGGAAACTCACCGGCGGACCCACacgggggagaggccgttcatctgctccgtGTGCGGGAAGGGATTCGCCCAATCGTCCCACCTGCTAACGCACCGGCGGGTTCACacgggggagaggccgttcacctgctccgtgtgcgGGAAGGGGTTCACCCACTCGTCCCCTCTCCGGACGCACCAGCtgattcacaccggggagaagccgttcaaaTGCTCGGACTGCGCGGACAGCTTCAAGAGCTCGGCAGAGCTGGTGAGACACCGGcgggttcacaccggggagcggccgttcacctgctcgctGTGCAGGAAGGGCTTCACCCAGTCGTCCGACCTGCTGACGCATCACCGGgtccacaccggggagaggccattcacctgcaccGTCTGCGAGAAAGCGTTCACCCTGGTCGGCAATCTGCTGAGGCACCAGCGGGTCCACACCGGCGAGAGGCCGTACATCTGCAGCGTCTGTAGGAAGGGGTTCACCCAACACTCCAGCCTGCTGACGCATCAGCGgcttcacaccggggagaggccctTCACCTGCGCTgtgtgcgggaagggattcactcagtcgtcCAACCTCCTGACACACCAGAGAGTTCACATGTGA